In the genome of Flammeovirga agarivorans, one region contains:
- a CDS encoding ATP-dependent Clp protease ATP-binding subunit codes for MEAKFSNRVKEVISLSREEALRLGHDYIGTEHLLLGMIREGEGYAITLLKKLNVNLNDLKDAIEQSTKSTANFNVKNLANIPLTRQSEKTLKITYLEAKIFKSSLIGTEHLLLSILRDEDNLATQILQRYDVNYDVVKEMIEFQGENQNPKASSSTDDDDPQAKGSGSWSSRPESSKSTEKSKTPVLDNFGRDLTSYAEEGKLDPIVGRDKEIERVAQVLSRRKKNNPILIGEPGVGKTAIAEGLALRIVQKKVSRVLFGKRVVTLDLASLVAGTKYRGQFEERMKAVMNELEKAPEVILFIDEIHTIVGAGGASGSLDASNMFKPALARGDIQCIGATTLDEYRQYIEKDGALARRFQMVMVDPTTPEETIEILNNIKGKYEQHHHVDYSEDALAACVKFSDRYISDRFLPDKAIDVLDEVGARVHINNIHVPDNIVKLEAQIEDIKEEKNKVVKRQKYEEAAKLRDTEKKLLEDLDTAKEQWEKETNETIYPVTEDDVAAVVAMMTGIPVNRVAQSEGKKLMKMADDLQGKVIGQDAAIEKLAKAIRRTRVGLKDPKKPIGSFIFLGPTGVGKTELTKVLATHLFDKEDSLVRIDMSEYMEKFSVSRLVGAPPGYVGYEEGGQLTEKIRRKPYSVILLDEIEKAHPDVFNLLLQVLDDGILTDGLGRRVDFRNTVIIMTSNIGVRDLKDFGTGIGFSTQTKLDNQDAEMQATIQKALKKAFAPEFLNRLDDVIIFNSLEKEHIHQIIDISLSKLFERIYAMGYGIEITKKAKDFLSEKGYDPQYGARPLNRAIQKYLEDPMAEAILSGDIEDGDTIVADYSGKGEELTVSIKKKSTQEEKPEE; via the coding sequence ATGGAGGCAAAATTTTCTAACAGAGTAAAAGAGGTCATCTCGCTTAGCCGAGAAGAAGCCTTACGCCTTGGACACGATTACATCGGGACAGAACACCTGTTGCTTGGTATGATCCGTGAAGGTGAGGGATATGCGATTACTTTACTTAAAAAGTTGAACGTAAACCTTAATGACTTAAAAGATGCAATCGAACAGTCAACTAAGAGTACTGCGAATTTCAACGTAAAGAATCTCGCTAACATCCCACTAACGAGACAATCAGAAAAAACGCTCAAAATAACATACTTAGAGGCAAAAATCTTCAAATCAAGCCTAATAGGAACAGAACACTTATTACTGTCAATATTAAGAGATGAAGATAATTTGGCCACACAAATATTACAGCGTTATGATGTAAACTATGATGTAGTCAAAGAAATGATCGAATTCCAAGGAGAAAACCAAAACCCAAAGGCATCGTCGAGCACAGACGATGATGATCCACAAGCGAAAGGCAGTGGATCATGGAGCTCTCGCCCAGAGTCATCAAAGAGTACAGAAAAATCTAAAACCCCAGTTTTAGATAACTTCGGTCGTGATCTGACTAGCTATGCAGAAGAAGGCAAGTTGGACCCAATTGTTGGGCGTGACAAAGAAATCGAGCGCGTAGCGCAGGTGCTTTCTAGAAGAAAGAAAAACAATCCTATCCTTATTGGTGAGCCAGGTGTTGGTAAAACAGCTATAGCCGAAGGTTTAGCATTGCGTATTGTACAGAAAAAAGTATCTCGAGTTCTTTTCGGAAAACGTGTTGTTACATTGGACTTAGCTTCTTTAGTAGCAGGAACAAAGTATAGAGGACAGTTCGAAGAAAGAATGAAAGCAGTCATGAACGAGCTTGAAAAAGCTCCAGAAGTGATTCTTTTCATTGATGAGATTCATACTATTGTTGGTGCTGGTGGTGCTTCAGGCTCATTAGATGCTTCCAACATGTTTAAGCCAGCTTTAGCGCGTGGCGATATACAATGTATTGGTGCTACTACTCTTGATGAGTATAGACAGTATATTGAAAAAGACGGTGCATTAGCTCGTCGTTTCCAAATGGTAATGGTAGATCCTACTACACCTGAAGAAACGATAGAGATTCTGAACAACATCAAAGGAAAATATGAGCAACACCATCATGTAGATTATTCTGAAGATGCATTAGCTGCTTGTGTTAAATTCTCTGATCGTTATATCAGTGACCGTTTCCTTCCAGATAAAGCTATTGATGTTCTTGACGAAGTAGGTGCAAGAGTTCACATCAATAATATCCATGTTCCTGATAATATTGTGAAGTTAGAAGCACAAATTGAGGACATTAAGGAAGAAAAAAATAAAGTTGTCAAAAGACAAAAGTACGAAGAGGCTGCCAAGCTTCGCGATACTGAGAAGAAGTTATTAGAAGATTTAGATACTGCTAAAGAGCAGTGGGAAAAAGAAACTAATGAAACAATCTACCCAGTAACCGAGGATGATGTAGCTGCAGTAGTAGCCATGATGACTGGTATTCCTGTAAACCGAGTTGCTCAATCAGAAGGTAAGAAACTGATGAAAATGGCAGACGATTTACAAGGTAAAGTTATTGGTCAGGATGCTGCGATCGAAAAACTTGCAAAAGCTATTCGTCGTACTCGTGTTGGTCTTAAAGATCCTAAGAAACCAATCGGTTCGTTTATCTTCTTAGGCCCAACTGGTGTGGGTAAAACCGAACTTACTAAAGTTCTAGCTACTCACCTATTTGACAAAGAAGATTCTCTAGTAAGAATCGATATGTCTGAATATATGGAGAAATTCTCTGTATCTCGTTTAGTTGGAGCGCCTCCGGGCTACGTTGGTTACGAAGAAGGTGGTCAATTAACTGAGAAAATCAGACGTAAACCTTATTCTGTTATTTTATTGGATGAGATTGAAAAAGCTCACCCAGACGTTTTCAACTTACTTTTACAAGTACTTGATGACGGTATCTTAACAGACGGTCTTGGTAGACGTGTTGACTTTAGAAATACGGTAATCATCATGACATCAAATATTGGTGTTCGTGACCTTAAAGATTTTGGTACAGGTATTGGTTTCAGTACTCAAACAAAATTAGATAATCAAGATGCTGAAATGCAGGCAACTATTCAAAAAGCATTGAAGAAAGCCTTCGCTCCAGAATTCTTGAACCGTCTTGATGATGTTATCATCTTCAACTCATTAGAAAAAGAGCATATCCACCAAATTATCGATATCTCTCTTTCTAAATTATTCGAAAGAATATATGCAATGGGTTATGGTATTGAAATCACTAAGAAAGCTAAGGATTTCTTATCAGAAAAAGGATATGATCCACAATACGGTGCTCGTCCATTGAATAGAGCAATCCAGAAATATTTGGAGGACCCAATGGCTGAAGCAATCCTAAGTGGAGATATCGAAGATGGTGATACAATTGTTGCTGATTACTCTGGAAAAGGAGAAGAGCTAACAGTTTCTATCAAGAAAAAATCTACACAAGAAGAAAAGCCGGAAGAATAA
- a CDS encoding WbqC family protein: MQVLIDLHYFPNLEYFTVIAKADKVYIEKFENFQKQSFRNRCFIKTAQKVDRLTVPVEGANKGRPLRKVKIDHKDNFAIKHWRSIVTAYGRSPYFEYYEEEIKNVLTKKVDTLFELNMNLLASITKLLGIKTEIEITKTFEKETSDEILDLRNKITKTDSPTFTKQQAYIQVFGEQFDQNLSILDLLFCEGPNALHILKSNSSKLIER; the protein is encoded by the coding sequence ATGCAGGTTTTAATTGATTTACACTACTTCCCTAACCTAGAGTATTTTACCGTTATCGCAAAAGCAGATAAAGTATACATTGAAAAGTTCGAAAACTTTCAAAAGCAAAGTTTCCGAAACCGTTGTTTCATAAAAACTGCTCAAAAGGTAGATCGATTAACTGTACCAGTAGAAGGTGCCAATAAAGGACGCCCTCTTAGAAAAGTGAAAATTGATCATAAAGATAATTTCGCAATAAAACACTGGAGAAGTATTGTAACAGCGTATGGAAGATCTCCATATTTTGAATATTATGAAGAAGAAATTAAGAATGTCTTAACGAAAAAAGTAGATACGCTTTTTGAATTAAACATGAACTTACTCGCATCGATCACAAAACTGTTAGGAATTAAGACCGAAATAGAGATCACTAAAACCTTCGAAAAAGAAACTAGTGATGAGATCTTAGACTTAAGAAATAAAATCACAAAAACAGATTCTCCTACTTTTACTAAGCAGCAAGCCTATATTCAAGTATTTGGTGAACAATTCGACCAAAACCTCAGTATTTTAGATTTACTTTTTTGTGAAGGTCCTAATGCCCTGCACATATTAAAATCAAATTCTAGTAAATTAATCGAGCGTTAA
- the trmB gene encoding tRNA (guanosine(46)-N7)-methyltransferase TrmB codes for MGRHKLKKFAINETRDYIIEPGKPLYDNIKGNWRKEVFKNDNPVVLELACGRGEYTTGLAQVYPDKNFIGVDIKGDRIWKGGNVVDEKGLTNAAFLRIHIQNLEQYFEQGEVDEIWIIHPDPRPKDRDAKRRMTHPRFLNMYKNLLKEGGQVRFKTDSKPLFEYTVETLVSEKVNLEAVTFDLYESDLLEEHHGIVTRYEKQFTELGHTVHYLKFRFK; via the coding sequence ATGGGTCGTCATAAATTAAAAAAGTTCGCAATTAATGAAACGCGAGACTATATCATAGAACCAGGAAAACCTTTATATGATAACATCAAAGGTAACTGGAGAAAAGAAGTATTTAAGAATGATAATCCTGTAGTACTTGAACTAGCTTGTGGTCGTGGAGAGTACACTACAGGTCTTGCTCAGGTATACCCAGACAAGAATTTTATCGGTGTAGATATCAAAGGTGATAGAATATGGAAAGGTGGTAATGTTGTAGACGAAAAAGGTCTGACAAATGCTGCATTTTTAAGAATCCATATCCAAAACCTTGAACAATATTTTGAACAAGGAGAAGTGGATGAAATTTGGATTATCCACCCTGATCCTCGTCCAAAAGATAGAGATGCTAAACGTCGTATGACACACCCTCGTTTCCTAAATATGTATAAGAACCTACTAAAAGAAGGAGGACAAGTACGTTTCAAAACAGATAGTAAACCACTATTTGAGTATACAGTGGAAACGTTGGTCTCAGAAAAGGTAAACCTTGAGGCAGTAACATTCGACCTTTACGAGTCTGATTTATTGGAAGAACATCATGGTATTGTGACTCGTTATGAAAAACAATTCACAGAACTAGGACATACTGTTCATTACCTAAAGTTCCGCTTCAAGTAA
- a CDS encoding ParA family protein, protein MAKVISFATQKGGVGKSTLLMLTASAVHNRTNKKVLVIDCDPQKSVKDIFTTEGADKEQSYDVISFNWKQPRAEENFDKTLALAEKKYDAIFLDVPGRIEGKEIYFSVLVSDVVVVPVVASVLDMRATIRFLKTLPMIKEMKEKQGYKFDVYGIVNKKDQTVEHQKLKELSGIGGMEFFYSPISNLVRYKRGISTVYDITDPTLKDDEFNQYFDEFCTKCLF, encoded by the coding sequence ATGGCAAAAGTAATTTCTTTCGCAACCCAAAAAGGGGGCGTTGGTAAAAGTACGCTGCTTATGCTTACAGCTTCAGCGGTACACAATAGGACAAATAAGAAAGTTTTAGTGATCGATTGTGATCCACAAAAATCAGTAAAAGATATATTTACAACAGAAGGAGCTGACAAGGAGCAATCTTATGATGTTATTTCTTTCAATTGGAAACAGCCAAGGGCAGAAGAAAACTTTGATAAGACTTTAGCTTTAGCAGAGAAAAAATATGATGCTATTTTCCTAGATGTTCCCGGTAGAATTGAAGGTAAAGAGATTTATTTTTCAGTCTTGGTTTCTGATGTTGTGGTTGTACCTGTAGTGGCAAGTGTATTAGATATGAGAGCCACGATTCGTTTCTTGAAAACATTACCTATGATCAAAGAAATGAAAGAAAAGCAGGGATATAAATTTGATGTGTATGGTATTGTGAATAAAAAAGACCAAACAGTAGAACATCAAAAACTAAAAGAATTATCTGGAATAGGAGGAATGGAATTTTTCTATTCACCTATATCTAATTTAGTAAGATACAAAAGAGGTATTTCGACAGTATACGATATTACAGATCCAACATTGAAGGATGATGAGTTTAATCAATATTTTGATGAGTTCTGTACGAAATGTCTATTTTAA
- a CDS encoding CYTH domain-containing protein, giving the protein MALEIERKFLVNNFDPSIADQSNRIVQGYIHSDENKTVRVRIKGDKGFITIKGKSDNEGLSRYEWEKEIPVEEVNELLKLCEGGVIDKIRYDVSVNNHTYEVDVFSGDNEGLTVAEIELSSTDEHFIKPDWLGKEVTGDTKYYNALLMQNPYKNW; this is encoded by the coding sequence ATGGCATTAGAAATAGAAAGAAAGTTTTTAGTCAACAATTTTGATCCAAGTATCGCAGATCAGTCTAACAGAATTGTTCAAGGGTATATCCATAGCGATGAAAACAAAACTGTTCGAGTAAGAATAAAAGGCGATAAGGGCTTTATTACTATTAAAGGAAAATCTGATAATGAAGGTTTATCCAGATATGAATGGGAAAAAGAAATTCCAGTCGAAGAGGTAAACGAATTATTAAAGCTTTGTGAAGGTGGTGTAATTGACAAAATACGTTATGATGTATCAGTCAATAATCATACTTATGAGGTAGATGTATTTTCTGGAGATAATGAGGGTCTTACCGTTGCTGAAATTGAACTCTCTTCTACAGACGAGCATTTTATAAAACCTGATTGGCTTGGTAAAGAAGTTACAGGAGATACAAAGTATTACAATGCTTTGCTAATGCAAAACCCCTATAAAAATTGGTAA
- a CDS encoding trans-sulfuration enzyme family protein: MEKNKKYGFSTTAIHAGQEPDPTTGAVIPPIYATSTYAQTAPGEHKGFEYTRSHNPTRYAYEDAVAALEGGKKGYAFASGLAAAATILDMLESGSHVIAMNDLYGGTFRLFDKVRKFSSKLEFSFIDLNDIDTLKSEIKSNTKMIWAETPTNPMLRLVDLEKVAEVAKSHNIITVCDNTFATPYLQRPLELGFDLVTHSATKYINGHSDVVGGVVIVGENEELEEKLTFLQNAVGSVQGPFDSFLVNRGLKTLGVRMDRHCENASKIAEWLEQHPFVEKVYYPHLPSHPDFALAKKQMKKGGGMISVTLKADLEQTKVFLSNCKLFTLAESLGGVESLIEHPAIMTHASIPAETRKELGIDDGFIRISVGIEDLDDLIDDLQNAFKAAGLE; encoded by the coding sequence ATGGAAAAGAATAAAAAATACGGTTTCTCAACTACTGCAATTCATGCAGGACAAGAACCGGATCCTACAACAGGTGCGGTAATCCCCCCAATATATGCTACTTCTACCTATGCACAAACTGCTCCGGGTGAACATAAAGGTTTTGAATATACGCGTTCTCATAACCCAACAAGGTATGCTTACGAAGATGCAGTTGCAGCATTAGAAGGAGGTAAAAAGGGATATGCTTTTGCTAGTGGACTTGCTGCAGCTGCAACTATTTTAGATATGCTGGAAAGCGGATCACATGTTATCGCCATGAACGACTTATATGGTGGTACGTTCCGTTTATTCGATAAAGTAAGAAAGTTTTCTTCTAAACTAGAGTTCTCTTTTATTGATCTCAATGATATTGATACATTAAAATCTGAGATTAAATCAAATACCAAGATGATATGGGCAGAAACACCTACAAACCCTATGCTTAGATTGGTTGATTTAGAAAAAGTAGCCGAAGTAGCAAAATCTCATAATATCATTACCGTTTGTGATAATACTTTTGCCACTCCTTATCTTCAAAGACCATTAGAACTTGGTTTTGATCTAGTAACACACTCTGCAACAAAATATATCAATGGACATTCAGATGTTGTAGGCGGTGTTGTAATTGTCGGTGAAAATGAAGAATTGGAAGAAAAGCTTACTTTCCTTCAAAATGCAGTAGGTTCAGTTCAAGGACCATTTGATTCTTTCTTAGTGAATAGAGGATTAAAAACTCTTGGGGTTAGAATGGACAGACACTGTGAAAATGCTTCAAAGATTGCTGAATGGTTAGAACAACATCCTTTTGTTGAAAAAGTATATTACCCTCACCTTCCATCGCACCCTGATTTTGCATTAGCTAAAAAGCAAATGAAAAAAGGCGGAGGAATGATTTCGGTTACATTAAAAGCTGATTTAGAACAAACAAAAGTGTTCTTATCCAACTGTAAGCTATTCACTTTAGCCGAAAGTCTTGGTGGTGTTGAAAGTTTAATTGAACATCCTGCAATCATGACACATGCTTCTATTCCTGCAGAAACAAGAAAAGAACTTGGTATTGATGATGGATTCATTAGAATTTCTGTTGGTATTGAAGACTTAGATGATTTGATTGATGATCTTCAAAATGCATTCAAAGCAGCAGGATTAGAATAA
- a CDS encoding alpha/beta fold hydrolase codes for MEKEWKNLEKKYLKDGVPMKVYHAALDTMEVNYLSVNALDTTSHLTFIFIHGAPGSANDFGKFLKNDSIRHLGSVLSVERLGYGSEKGHEIDDISLHAKSIHAVMDDWDKIKGKSQSYILVGHSYGGPIAAYASIGEEKRVNHIALLAPAMSAELEPMKWYSRWAQSKVIYSILPSSFKVATDEKAHHAAALKIIENDWSQIEVPTTIVHGKKDGLVPFANMEFVEEKWKAPLETQVLEKKGHIFPFTDPEIVVDLLIQLGNRTEL; via the coding sequence ATGGAAAAGGAATGGAAAAACCTTGAAAAAAAGTATCTGAAAGATGGTGTACCAATGAAAGTATATCATGCAGCATTAGATACAATGGAAGTAAATTATTTATCTGTCAATGCACTAGACACTACATCTCATCTCACTTTTATTTTTATTCATGGTGCACCTGGAAGTGCAAATGACTTTGGGAAGTTTCTAAAAAATGATAGCATCCGTCATCTTGGAAGTGTTTTGTCTGTAGAGCGTTTAGGGTATGGTAGCGAGAAAGGACATGAAATAGATGATATTTCTTTACATGCAAAGAGTATACATGCAGTGATGGACGATTGGGATAAAATAAAAGGAAAGTCTCAAAGTTACATTTTAGTAGGGCATTCTTACGGAGGTCCAATAGCTGCTTATGCAAGTATTGGTGAGGAAAAAAGAGTGAATCACATTGCTTTGTTAGCTCCTGCTATGTCTGCTGAATTAGAGCCTATGAAATGGTATTCGAGGTGGGCCCAGAGTAAAGTGATTTATTCGATACTTCCTTCTTCATTTAAGGTGGCTACTGATGAGAAAGCACATCATGCTGCAGCTCTTAAGATAATTGAAAACGATTGGTCACAAATTGAAGTACCGACAACAATTGTACATGGTAAAAAAGATGGATTGGTTCCTTTTGCAAATATGGAATTTGTAGAAGAAAAGTGGAAAGCTCCATTAGAAACTCAAGTATTAGAGAAGAAAGGCCATATATTTCCTTTTACAGACCCTGAAATAGTAGTAGATTTATTGATCCAATTAGGAAATCGAACAGAGCTATAA
- a CDS encoding DUF3352 domain-containing protein, which produces MTIEGENQEFPMEELSEEQSSHEEVTDKPKKSNWKYIVLGILILLIGTFLWWTRSLPTTPMWVTLPSSPGILIGSENVLSSWKEIRDSEWDESISEALTPGKRKVYQSAVGENSFLHLLMSDYPAICGMYQTEKEGKAIIGVVNLGWKVKLTHNLRFILGKKFILESQVFGDQVLVTSLKRNNHTYGYYFVYNNLLVFTTHQSLAKRSIESIEEGGELTDLSGKSFTEGALFEVWAHPSAVYSLMESYFVEPLVSIKGLGKLLGYQHWVWNKEEKQLRASITTQQKGFSLESVWWMWSGTQSSKELLTVIPKDVTMASQWGLSNKINERRAALKRAGVAPWEVIEQRLKIDIAKDFDSWLGDEAAWVKLLPSQLKGKDGEVMLLKTDNPALASEKLRDLNELIEKQTLERFSELKYRGFAIGYLGIEDLLPRIYGEAFDRIKRPYYTVLGNAVAFSNHPLSLKRLIDAKLDNKTIDIDSRTIPKSAMYFWGQGEALYQDLPLWIDQEGLKLMRNKKTLMGSIVNFEGVLSPRSKFNGASFVTFQYGDEKEAQITLEQLKREQTALDEKKISAYLDEKEMPQQKAFMIAAPKVADDNNMIKFK; this is translated from the coding sequence ATGACCATCGAAGGAGAAAACCAAGAATTTCCCATGGAAGAACTTTCAGAAGAACAGTCTTCTCATGAGGAAGTAACAGATAAACCAAAAAAATCGAACTGGAAATATATTGTATTGGGAATATTGATTCTCCTAATAGGTACTTTTTTATGGTGGACAAGATCATTACCCACTACACCAATGTGGGTTACTTTACCAAGTAGTCCAGGAATTTTAATTGGTTCTGAAAATGTGTTGTCTTCATGGAAAGAAATTAGAGATTCTGAGTGGGATGAAAGTATTTCTGAAGCTTTAACTCCTGGTAAAAGGAAGGTGTATCAAAGTGCAGTAGGAGAAAATTCTTTTTTACACCTTTTGATGTCTGATTATCCCGCGATTTGTGGAATGTATCAAACAGAAAAAGAAGGGAAGGCTATAATTGGAGTAGTTAATTTAGGTTGGAAAGTAAAGCTGACTCACAACTTAAGGTTCATACTAGGGAAAAAATTCATTCTAGAATCACAGGTTTTTGGAGATCAGGTATTGGTTACAAGCTTAAAAAGAAATAATCATACATATGGATATTATTTCGTGTATAATAATCTCTTGGTTTTTACAACTCATCAATCATTAGCAAAAAGATCGATAGAATCTATTGAAGAGGGAGGAGAGTTAACAGATTTATCTGGCAAATCTTTTACAGAAGGAGCCTTGTTTGAAGTATGGGCACATCCATCTGCAGTTTACTCATTAATGGAAAGCTATTTTGTAGAACCGTTGGTTTCTATCAAAGGATTGGGTAAATTATTAGGCTATCAACATTGGGTGTGGAATAAAGAAGAGAAACAACTTAGAGCATCAATCACCACACAGCAAAAAGGATTTTCTTTAGAGTCCGTATGGTGGATGTGGTCAGGAACACAATCTTCGAAAGAATTGCTAACAGTAATACCTAAAGATGTAACTATGGCTTCTCAATGGGGACTATCCAATAAAATTAATGAAAGGAGAGCCGCCTTGAAAAGAGCAGGAGTAGCACCTTGGGAAGTGATAGAACAGCGTTTAAAGATTGATATCGCAAAGGATTTTGATAGTTGGCTAGGAGACGAAGCCGCTTGGGTGAAATTATTACCAAGTCAACTAAAAGGGAAAGATGGAGAGGTGATGTTACTTAAAACAGATAACCCTGCATTGGCCTCAGAAAAATTGAGAGATTTAAACGAATTGATTGAAAAACAAACTTTGGAGCGTTTTTCGGAGTTAAAGTATAGAGGGTTTGCCATTGGTTATTTAGGAATTGAAGACCTATTACCAAGAATTTATGGTGAAGCTTTCGATAGAATTAAAAGACCATATTACACTGTTTTAGGAAATGCAGTAGCCTTTTCGAATCATCCACTTTCATTAAAGCGATTAATTGATGCTAAGTTGGATAACAAAACTATTGATATCGATTCTAGAACCATTCCGAAATCTGCGATGTACTTCTGGGGACAAGGTGAGGCATTATATCAGGATTTGCCATTATGGATTGATCAAGAAGGATTGAAGTTGATGAGAAATAAAAAGACTTTAATGGGGAGTATTGTCAATTTTGAAGGCGTACTATCTCCACGATCTAAATTCAATGGAGCTTCATTTGTAACATTCCAATATGGTGATGAAAAGGAAGCTCAAATTACACTAGAACAATTAAAAAGGGAGCAGACCGCATTAGACGAGAAGAAAATATCAGCATACCTTGATGAGAAAGAAATGCCTCAACAAAAAGCATTTATGATTGCTGCACCAAAGGTGGCAGATGATAATAACATGATAAAATTTAAATAA
- a CDS encoding LOG family protein, which produces MSDKKNKINEEEVERIKEAFQKKDWSEIKSANSWVIFKVMAEFVDGFDKLAKIGPCVSIFGSARTAPDHKYYKMAEEVAKLLVEHGYGVITGGGPGIMEAGNKGAFEAKGKSVGLNIELPFEQDGNPYIDRDKLINFDYFFVRKVMFVKYSQGFIVMPGGLGTLDELFEAYTLIQTKKIGKFPIVLVGKEYWQGLLDWIKSTLLEKEKNISEGDLDLIHLVDTPKEAVKIIEDFYGKYLLSPNF; this is translated from the coding sequence ATGTCAGACAAAAAAAATAAAATCAACGAAGAAGAAGTAGAACGTATTAAAGAAGCGTTTCAGAAAAAAGATTGGTCAGAAATTAAGAGTGCCAACTCATGGGTAATCTTTAAAGTGATGGCCGAATTTGTAGATGGCTTTGATAAATTGGCGAAAATAGGTCCTTGTGTATCTATTTTTGGTTCAGCAAGAACAGCCCCTGATCATAAATATTACAAGATGGCCGAAGAAGTGGCCAAACTTTTAGTAGAACATGGGTATGGTGTAATTACAGGTGGTGGACCAGGAATTATGGAAGCAGGCAATAAAGGTGCTTTCGAAGCAAAAGGTAAGTCTGTAGGTTTAAATATCGAATTACCTTTTGAGCAAGATGGGAATCCATATATTGATAGAGATAAGCTGATTAACTTTGATTATTTCTTTGTTAGAAAAGTAATGTTTGTAAAATACTCACAGGGCTTTATTGTAATGCCTGGAGGATTGGGAACTTTAGATGAACTTTTCGAAGCTTATACTTTGATTCAAACTAAAAAAATAGGGAAGTTTCCAATTGTATTAGTTGGTAAAGAATATTGGCAGGGATTGCTTGATTGGATCAAATCTACGTTGCTAGAAAAAGAGAAAAATATTAGTGAAGGAGACTTGGATCTTATTCATCTAGTAGATACACCAAAAGAAGCTGTGAAAATAATTGAAGATTTTTACGGGAAGTATTTACTGTCTCCGAACTTCTAA
- a CDS encoding lytic transglycosylase domain-containing protein: protein MKSYLWFILGVVSAVLLTYAPQFISPKKEMVTEKVIVAEGHQQSYEVEMPSEFEFCGEKVPLEDPDVYERFDRELYVNSYWHSHTILVLKRAQRWLPTLEKILKEEGVPDDFKYLCIIESDLMRTARSGAGASGFWQFMSSTAREYGLKVTKEVDERYHVEKATYAACAYLKKAKEKLGSWTLAAAAYNRGVSGIQRGLRDQKVENYYDLLLNEETSRYVFRILALKEIMMYPEKYDFELSTHQLYMPHELRSIKIKKSIPDLATFAKEQGYNYKILKRYNPWLRSNKLTVKHGDTYIITLPVKAK, encoded by the coding sequence ATGAAATCATATTTGTGGTTTATTTTAGGAGTAGTGTCAGCTGTTTTATTGACATATGCTCCACAATTTATTTCTCCTAAAAAAGAAATGGTTACTGAGAAAGTAATTGTTGCAGAAGGACATCAGCAAAGTTATGAAGTTGAAATGCCTTCTGAGTTTGAATTTTGTGGAGAGAAAGTACCCTTGGAAGATCCTGATGTTTACGAACGTTTTGATCGTGAATTGTATGTAAATTCTTATTGGCATTCACATACAATTTTGGTATTAAAGAGAGCACAAAGATGGTTACCAACATTAGAAAAGATATTAAAAGAAGAAGGTGTTCCTGACGATTTTAAATACTTGTGTATTATTGAAAGTGACTTGATGAGAACCGCAAGATCGGGAGCCGGAGCCTCAGGTTTCTGGCAGTTTATGTCGAGCACTGCAAGAGAATATGGTTTGAAGGTAACCAAAGAAGTAGATGAACGCTATCATGTAGAAAAAGCTACATATGCAGCTTGTGCATATCTTAAGAAGGCAAAGGAAAAATTGGGTTCTTGGACCCTTGCTGCAGCAGCTTATAACAGAGGAGTATCTGGTATTCAGAGAGGTCTTAGAGATCAGAAAGTAGAAAATTATTATGATCTTTTACTGAATGAGGAAACTTCAAGATATGTATTCCGTATCTTAGCGCTCAAAGAGATCATGATGTATCCTGAGAAATATGATTTTGAGCTATCGACGCATCAATTATATATGCCTCATGAACTTAGATCGATAAAAATAAAGAAAAGTATTCCTGACCTTGCTACCTTTGCAAAAGAACAGGGATATAACTATAAAATCCTTAAGAGATACAATCCGTGGTTAAGGTCAAATAAATTGACTGTTAAACATGGAGATACGTATATTATTACATTGCCGGTGAAGGCAAAGTAG